Proteins from a single region of Calypte anna isolate BGI_N300 chromosome 26, bCalAnn1_v1.p, whole genome shotgun sequence:
- the SYT6 gene encoding synaptotagmin-6 produces MSGARDHSRCQRAVHIVTELCQKKSLPSLDLDTCREFLLLPSDQSLIIAEPELSISLLAVIVVVCGLALVAVFLFLFWKLCWVPWRNKALSSSLAALQHQAGCNKESMADKLKDAGAISFLEAAVKISHTSPDIPAEVQMSMKEHLMRRTRIQRQTTEPASSTRHISFKRHLPRQMHVSSMDYGMDSPAVAEQPTSIGRIKPELYKQKSVDSEDTKKEAAKTCGKINFTLKYDYENETLTVRILRAFDLPAKDFCGSSDPYVKIYLLPDRKRKFQTRVHRKTLNPTFDESFHFPVPHEELAGRKLHLSVFDFDRFSRHDMIGEVILENLFEASDLSRETSIWKDIQYATTESVDLGEIMFSLCYLPTAGRLTLTVIKCRNLKAMDITGYSDPYVKVSLLCDGRRLKKKKTTIKKNTLNPTYNEAIIFDIPPENMDQVSLLISVMDYDRVGHNEIIGVCRVGVNAEGLGRDHWNEMLAYPRKPIAHWHPLVEVKKSFKEWHGRAASFDSQGSCPSPKPPPTP; encoded by the exons AGCTCTCCATCAGCCTCCTTGCAGTGATAGTTGTTGTGTGTGGACTGGCCCTGGTGGcagttttcctgtttctcttctggAAGCTGTGCTGGGTTCCCTGGAGGAACAAAGCCCTTTCCTCAAGCttggctgccctgcagcaccaggcaggCTGCAATAAGGAGAGCATGGCAGACAAGCTGAAGGATGCGGGTGCCATAAGCTtcctggaggcagcagtgaagatCAGCCACACGTCACCAGACATCCCTGCAGAGGTCCAGATGTCCATGAAGGAACACCTCATGCGGCGCACGCGGATCCAGAGGCAAACCACGGAGCCTGCCTCCTCCACCAG GCACATCTCCTTCAAAAGGCACCTTCCTCGGCAAATGCATGTGTCCAGCATGGACTATGGGATGGACTCCCCAGCTGTGGCTGAGCAGCCCACCAGCATCGGTCGCATTAAGCCCGAACTCTATAAGCAAAAATCTGTTGACTCTGAGGACACCAAAAAAGAGGCAGCAAAAACCTGTGGGAAAATTAACTTCACTCTCAAGTATGACTATGAGAATGAGACGCTGACTGTCCGGATTCTTAGGGCTTTTGACTTGCCAGCCAAAGACTTCTGTGGCAGCTCAGATCCCTACGTGAAGATCTACCTCCTGCCTGACAGAAAGCGCAAGTTCCAGACACGAGTCCACAGGAAGACTCTGAATCCCACCTTTGATGAGTCCTTCCACTTCCCTGTGCCCCACgaggagctggcaggcaggaagCTCCACCTGAGCGTCTTTGACTTTGACAGGTTCTCCAGACATGACATGATAGGAGAAGTTATCTTGGAGAACCTGTTTGAGGCCTCAGACCTTTCCCGGGAGACTTCCATCTGGAAGGACATCCAGTATGCAACAACG GAAAGCGTGGACCTGGGAGAGATCATGTTTTCCCTTTGTTATTTGCCAACTGCAGGTCGCCTCACCTTAACAGTCATTAAATGCCGGAATCTCAAAGCTATGGACATCACGGGTTACTCAG aCCCATATGTCAAAGTGTCTTTGCTCTGTGATGGGCGAaggctgaaaaagaagaaaaccaccataaagaaaaacacactTAATCCCACTTACAATGAAGCAATAATCTTTGACATTCCCCCAGAGAACATGGATCAAGTCAGTTTGCTAATCTCTGTCATGGATTACGATCG GGTGGGTCACAATGAGATTATTGGGGTTTGTCGTGTGGGGGTCAATGCTGAAGGACTGGGAAGAGACCACTGGAACGAGATGCTGGCGTACCCACGCAAGCCCATCGCACACTGGCATCCATTGGTGGAGGTAAAGAAGTCTTTCAAAGAG TGGCATGGCCGGGCAGCAAGCTTTGACAGCCAGGGCTCCTGTCCTTCACCTAAACCACCACCCACCCCGTGA